One window of Legionella pneumophila subsp. pneumophila str. Philadelphia 1 genomic DNA carries:
- a CDS encoding M48 family metalloprotease codes for MIKLNLNYKLITKKTLPKLFYWGLGIVFFFLAPTTNAGSLSPYTTKELEQLEREFIQLINQSDSVERNPLASQYINSIGKKLAHYGRIKTPYFFIVKSKEINAFAGPGGYIGINTQLILTSSNESELAAVMAHEIAHVRLHHLYSIIEHQKQMRVPLLASILASAALGVLNPTVGMGAMMASVSGFSQDNINFTRSKEKEADRIGIDMLIKAGFNPQGMAAFFNKMQENSRYYYTANIPAILRTHPLDADRIAEAENRTSRLPKKHYTDSLDYALFKELIRVSVASNNKQILDYYEHHCHKKNPATACQYGYVLALLNNNNFQKAAEKLNPLLLQDNSNLNFQIAMAQAELGLSQYQSALSRLAELQNNFPDNYAALMAYAQGLLTANQPQKATAVLLKGSRQYKEDLPLCRELARAQAESHQKSYAYFTQAQCLLLEGQKRGAIAQLKVAQKLAKRDAYLSARISAKIDEIKFMVEN; via the coding sequence ATGATTAAATTGAACTTAAATTATAAGTTAATCACGAAAAAGACATTACCTAAACTATTTTACTGGGGTTTGGGGATCGTCTTCTTTTTTTTAGCACCTACAACTAATGCCGGGAGTCTTTCACCCTATACAACCAAAGAACTGGAACAATTAGAAAGAGAATTTATTCAACTTATTAATCAGTCGGACAGCGTAGAGCGCAATCCTTTGGCCAGTCAATACATCAACTCCATAGGAAAAAAACTGGCACATTATGGCCGTATCAAAACACCTTATTTTTTTATTGTTAAATCCAAAGAAATCAATGCATTTGCAGGTCCAGGAGGGTACATAGGCATTAATACCCAACTCATTTTAACGAGCAGCAATGAAAGTGAACTGGCAGCTGTAATGGCTCATGAAATTGCGCATGTTCGCTTACATCATCTTTACAGCATTATAGAACACCAAAAACAGATGCGTGTTCCATTATTAGCCTCTATTCTGGCGTCTGCAGCCTTGGGCGTCTTGAATCCAACTGTCGGGATGGGCGCTATGATGGCATCCGTTTCCGGATTTTCCCAGGACAACATCAATTTTACACGCTCAAAAGAAAAAGAAGCCGACAGAATTGGTATAGACATGCTGATTAAGGCAGGCTTCAATCCTCAAGGTATGGCCGCATTTTTTAATAAAATGCAAGAAAATTCCCGTTATTATTACACTGCCAATATTCCAGCAATACTGCGGACTCACCCCCTGGATGCTGACAGGATAGCTGAGGCTGAAAACAGAACCAGCCGTTTGCCTAAAAAACATTATACTGATTCTTTGGACTATGCCTTATTTAAAGAGTTAATCAGAGTTTCTGTCGCCTCTAATAATAAACAAATTCTTGATTATTATGAGCATCATTGCCATAAAAAAAATCCTGCCACTGCTTGCCAGTATGGATACGTACTTGCCTTGTTAAATAATAACAATTTTCAAAAAGCAGCTGAAAAATTAAACCCTTTACTGTTACAGGATAATAGTAATCTCAATTTTCAAATTGCTATGGCTCAAGCTGAATTAGGTTTATCACAATATCAATCAGCACTCTCCCGTCTTGCTGAATTACAAAATAATTTTCCTGACAATTATGCTGCTCTAATGGCATACGCCCAAGGATTGTTAACTGCAAACCAACCTCAAAAAGCTACAGCCGTACTTCTTAAGGGTAGTAGGCAATACAAAGAGGACTTACCGCTTTGCCGAGAATTGGCAAGGGCTCAAGCTGAATCCCATCAGAAAAGTTATGCCTATTTTACTCAAGCACAATGCTTGCTACTTGAGGGGCAAAAAAGAGGTGCTATTGCTCAATTAAAAGTGGCGCAGAAACTGGCCAAAAGGGATGCTTATTTATCCGCAAGAATTTCAGCAAAAATTGATGAAATAAAATTTATGGTTGAAAACTAA
- a CDS encoding bifunctional 3,4-dihydroxy-2-butanone-4-phosphate synthase/GTP cyclohydrolase II → MKHSLATIEEAVATLKAGKMIILMDDEDRENEGDLVIAAEHATPEAINFMSRLGCGLICLPMAEELIDKLQLPMMARHNKSPYGTAFTVSIEAANGVSTGISARDRARTIQVAIDPKSGPSDIISPGHVFPLRARKRGVLERPGQTEGSVDLVKLAGLTPAAVICEIINEDGTMSRRDELALFSKKHQIPLVTIKDLIQYRVRHENLIHPVATTQIPLEENGVFTMTVFENQIDSCEHFVLVKPPLYGNQVPLVRIHSECITGDVFGSRKCDCGKQLELSLSQIGAEGGILIYLRQEGRGIGLANKLKAYALQEQGFDTVDANLELGLPADDRDYAVAYQILKYLGVEALRLLTNNPLKIASLERYGMKITQRIPLEIEPSRENHSYLKTKKIKLGHLLAID, encoded by the coding sequence ATGAAACATTCATTAGCAACAATAGAAGAGGCTGTGGCGACACTTAAAGCCGGTAAAATGATTATTCTAATGGATGATGAAGATAGAGAGAATGAAGGTGATTTGGTGATTGCTGCTGAGCACGCTACTCCTGAAGCCATTAATTTTATGTCTCGTCTTGGTTGCGGTTTAATTTGTTTGCCTATGGCTGAAGAATTGATAGACAAACTCCAACTGCCCATGATGGCTCGGCATAACAAATCGCCGTATGGAACGGCGTTTACGGTTTCGATTGAAGCAGCTAACGGTGTCTCCACAGGCATCTCAGCAAGAGACAGAGCTCGAACAATTCAAGTGGCTATTGATCCAAAAAGCGGGCCATCTGATATCATTTCACCTGGACATGTTTTTCCTTTACGGGCTAGAAAGAGAGGAGTTTTAGAAAGACCAGGTCAAACAGAAGGCAGTGTTGACTTGGTAAAACTTGCCGGATTGACCCCGGCCGCAGTGATTTGTGAAATCATTAATGAAGATGGAACAATGAGCAGACGTGATGAATTAGCTCTTTTTTCAAAAAAACATCAAATCCCTTTAGTCACCATTAAAGATTTAATTCAGTACAGAGTACGGCATGAAAATCTGATTCATCCCGTTGCAACCACACAAATTCCTCTGGAGGAGAACGGTGTTTTTACTATGACTGTTTTTGAGAATCAGATAGATTCCTGTGAACATTTTGTCTTGGTTAAACCCCCTTTGTATGGTAATCAAGTGCCTTTGGTTCGAATTCATTCTGAGTGCATAACAGGTGATGTTTTTGGCTCCAGAAAATGTGATTGTGGAAAGCAACTGGAGTTGTCTTTATCCCAGATCGGAGCGGAAGGCGGTATATTAATTTATTTGCGTCAGGAAGGCCGCGGAATAGGTTTGGCAAACAAATTAAAGGCGTATGCTTTGCAAGAGCAGGGGTTTGATACAGTCGATGCTAATCTGGAATTAGGATTGCCCGCTGACGATAGAGATTATGCCGTAGCATACCAAATACTGAAATATTTAGGGGTTGAAGCATTAAGGTTGCTGACAAATAATCCTTTAAAAATCGCTTCTCTTGAGCGTTATGGAATGAAGATTACTCAACGCATTCCTTTGGAAATTGAGCCCTCCAGAGAAAATCACAGTTATTTAAAAACCAAAAAAATAAAACTGGGGCATTTATTAGCCATTGATTAG
- a CDS encoding alpha/beta fold hydrolase, which produces MNEIQEFLRQKLNSPLPISRPQLAKLPMGTMEFVTYGNGKPVLIIHGGGGGYDQAVLLFKRYIPDGYQMICPSRPGYLGTPIDTGQTAEEQADALAGLLDYLNITSAVIVAISAGGLSLYPFAIRHPKKTKAIIAIDAIAGEYLMPEQSNKLAQALFMTDFGLWVAKKSMIYFPKSFIKNLIKLEGYLDPVRVDDRVKEILNCRERLEIIAELMNSMADYKARKTGTVNDMAEGVKTSWYDFSKINCPALIIHGTHDADVKFYNGVFAYERLASKEKERFWIEYGTHLGFFFAHQAREVQQKFQEFIIKHG; this is translated from the coding sequence ATGAATGAAATTCAAGAATTCTTGCGTCAAAAACTGAATTCGCCGTTACCTATTTCACGACCTCAATTGGCAAAGCTACCAATGGGTACTATGGAGTTTGTTACTTATGGTAATGGAAAACCCGTACTGATTATTCATGGTGGAGGGGGTGGTTATGATCAGGCAGTGCTTTTATTCAAACGCTATATCCCTGATGGTTACCAAATGATTTGTCCTTCTCGTCCCGGTTATTTGGGAACACCCATTGATACTGGACAAACAGCAGAAGAACAGGCAGATGCCCTGGCCGGCTTACTGGATTATTTGAATATTACCAGCGCAGTTATTGTAGCCATATCAGCTGGAGGGCTTTCTCTGTATCCTTTTGCCATTCGCCACCCGAAAAAAACTAAAGCAATCATTGCAATAGATGCTATAGCTGGAGAATATTTAATGCCTGAACAATCCAACAAATTGGCTCAAGCCCTTTTTATGACTGATTTTGGTTTATGGGTCGCTAAAAAAAGCATGATTTATTTCCCCAAGTCATTTATCAAGAATTTAATTAAACTGGAAGGTTACCTGGATCCAGTACGTGTAGATGACCGGGTGAAAGAGATCTTAAATTGTCGGGAGCGCCTGGAAATCATTGCTGAACTAATGAATAGCATGGCGGACTATAAGGCCCGTAAAACAGGGACCGTGAATGACATGGCAGAGGGTGTAAAAACCAGCTGGTATGATTTTTCTAAAATTAACTGCCCTGCACTAATAATTCATGGGACACATGATGCTGATGTAAAATTTTACAATGGTGTATTTGCTTATGAGCGATTAGCATCGAAAGAAAAAGAGCGCTTCTGGATTGAATACGGCACTCATTTGGGGTTTTTCTTTGCTCATCAGGCGCGTGAGGTGCAACAAAAATTCCAGGAATTTATAATAAAGCATGGTTAA
- the kdsA gene encoding 3-deoxy-8-phosphooctulonate synthase: protein MRLCGFEAGLDKPLFLIAGPCVIESEELALETAGYLKEMCSQLNIPFIYKSSFDKANRSSISSYRGPGFEKGLSILEKVKSQIGVPVLTDVHEDTPLFEVSSVVDVLQTPAFLCRQTNFIQKVAAMNKPVNIKKGQFLAPWEMKHVIAKAKAQGNEQIMACERGVSFGYNNLVSDMRSLVIMRETGCPVVYDATHSVQLPGGNNGVSGGQREFIPALARAAVAVGISGLFMETHPDPDKALSDGPNSWPLDKMKQLLESLKAADEVYKKYSTDF from the coding sequence ATGAGATTATGTGGTTTTGAAGCAGGCTTGGATAAGCCATTGTTTTTGATTGCCGGCCCTTGTGTTATTGAAAGTGAAGAATTGGCTTTAGAGACCGCAGGATATTTAAAGGAAATGTGCAGTCAGTTGAATATCCCTTTCATCTATAAGTCTTCTTTTGATAAAGCAAACCGTTCATCTATTTCCAGTTACAGGGGGCCTGGCTTTGAAAAAGGGTTATCGATTCTGGAAAAGGTTAAATCACAAATAGGTGTTCCTGTTTTGACTGATGTTCATGAAGACACGCCCTTATTTGAAGTCTCCAGTGTGGTAGATGTATTACAAACGCCAGCCTTCCTATGCAGACAAACCAATTTTATCCAAAAAGTTGCTGCCATGAATAAGCCGGTTAATATTAAAAAAGGACAGTTTCTTGCTCCCTGGGAAATGAAACATGTTATTGCGAAGGCAAAGGCGCAAGGTAATGAGCAAATTATGGCTTGTGAGCGAGGAGTGAGCTTCGGCTACAATAATTTGGTTTCTGATATGCGTTCCCTCGTTATCATGCGTGAAACCGGCTGTCCAGTGGTTTATGATGCAACACATTCGGTTCAATTGCCCGGGGGCAATAATGGTGTATCCGGGGGGCAGAGAGAATTTATTCCGGCTCTTGCAAGAGCAGCTGTAGCTGTTGGAATATCAGGGTTATTTATGGAAACTCACCCTGATCCGGATAAGGCACTAAGTGATGGTCCCAATAGTTGGCCTCTAGATAAAATGAAACAACTTTTGGAATCATTGAAAGCAGCGGATGAAGTATATAAAAAGTACAGTACTGATTTCTAA
- a CDS encoding CTP synthase, which produces MTKYIFITGGVVSSLGKGIAAASLAAILEARGLRVTLIKLDPYINVDPGTMSPFQHGEVFVTNDGAETDLDLGHYERFVKTTMTKRNNFTSGKIYENVIKKERRGDYLGGTVQVIPHITNEIKRCIKLGADAFDVAMVEIGGTVGDIESLPFLEAIRQMRIELGSQRAIFIHLTLVPYIATSGETKTKPTQHSVKELRSIGIQPDVLICRSEKPLSMADRAKIALFTNVEKEAVISLEDANSIYQIPMILHAQHLDEIVVKKLSLEAKQADLSEWQRVVDMQAVQTMTVKIAMVGKYTELNDAYKSINEALLHAGIHTETKVEIIYFDAEMIEKHGALLLESIDAILVPGGFGERGVEGKIKAIQYAREHKVPFLGICLGMQTAVIEFARNVVGLTGANSTEFNKETLYPVLGLISEWMDADGSKQIRDENTDLGGTMRLGGQYCHLAEGTLARKVYGKPQIIERHRHRYEVNNKYVDSLVKHGLIISGRSADNSLVEMIELADHPWFLACQFHPEFTSNPRDSHPLFKEFVLAARIHHQEKDKK; this is translated from the coding sequence ATGACAAAATATATTTTTATTACTGGCGGGGTTGTGTCTTCTTTAGGAAAAGGCATAGCAGCCGCATCTCTTGCAGCTATTCTTGAAGCTCGTGGTCTTCGCGTTACGTTGATAAAGCTTGATCCCTACATTAACGTTGATCCTGGTACTATGAGTCCCTTTCAGCATGGCGAGGTTTTCGTAACGAATGACGGGGCGGAGACCGATTTGGATTTGGGACATTATGAGCGCTTTGTTAAAACAACAATGACCAAGCGTAATAATTTCACATCGGGAAAAATTTACGAAAATGTAATTAAGAAAGAAAGACGTGGTGATTATTTAGGAGGGACAGTTCAGGTTATTCCTCATATTACTAATGAAATCAAACGCTGTATCAAACTCGGTGCGGATGCATTCGATGTGGCTATGGTTGAAATAGGAGGAACTGTTGGTGATATTGAATCATTACCCTTTCTTGAAGCAATTAGGCAGATGCGTATTGAGTTAGGTTCACAACGAGCGATATTTATTCATCTTACTTTGGTTCCTTATATTGCTACTTCTGGGGAAACCAAAACCAAACCAACTCAACACTCGGTAAAGGAATTGCGTTCTATTGGTATCCAGCCAGATGTATTGATTTGCCGTTCAGAAAAACCATTATCCATGGCAGACAGGGCTAAAATCGCACTATTCACTAATGTTGAAAAAGAAGCTGTGATTTCTCTTGAGGATGCGAATAGTATTTATCAAATACCTATGATTCTACATGCGCAGCATTTAGACGAAATTGTTGTTAAGAAACTAAGCCTGGAAGCTAAGCAGGCTGATTTGAGCGAGTGGCAACGAGTAGTTGATATGCAAGCAGTTCAAACGATGACAGTGAAAATCGCTATGGTAGGTAAATATACGGAGCTGAATGATGCCTACAAGTCGATTAATGAAGCTTTATTGCATGCTGGAATTCATACTGAAACAAAAGTAGAAATTATCTATTTTGATGCTGAGATGATAGAAAAGCATGGCGCTTTATTGCTTGAATCCATTGATGCTATTTTGGTACCTGGTGGTTTTGGTGAGAGAGGAGTCGAAGGCAAAATTAAGGCTATCCAATATGCTCGGGAGCATAAAGTTCCTTTTTTAGGGATATGTTTGGGTATGCAAACAGCTGTTATTGAATTTGCGAGAAATGTAGTCGGTTTGACAGGAGCTAATTCGACCGAGTTCAATAAAGAAACATTGTATCCAGTGCTTGGTTTAATTAGTGAATGGATGGATGCCGATGGCAGCAAGCAGATCAGGGACGAAAATACTGACTTGGGTGGAACCATGCGTTTGGGCGGACAATACTGTCATCTTGCTGAAGGCACTCTGGCAAGAAAAGTTTATGGCAAACCACAAATTATAGAGCGCCATCGCCATCGATATGAAGTCAATAACAAGTATGTGGATAGTTTGGTAAAACATGGCTTAATTATTTCAGGGCGATCAGCAGATAATTCACTGGTTGAGATGATAGAATTAGCGGACCACCCCTGGTTTTTAGCTTGTCAGTTTCATCCTGAATTCACATCAAATCCAAGAGATAGTCATCCTCTATTTAAGGAGTTTGTACTTGCAGCTCGTATTCACCATCAAGAGAAGGACAAAAAATGA
- the ravS gene encoding Dot/Icm T4SS effector RavS has product MCIEKILEPVIMSGIKKFNLTYQQVPKIFSLPESVFLSKDVELIPEEVLKQTKTQKNIVAKTIEQIDKDLERTCYVDFDGLTVAQLKSDWLTVNPQGDLALSEGVYPSFSQGDNTGAVIGEILQTKHFSLPLSEEDPKAFMEVTRNTTRICFSYKNSAGQPSGFSLVAAPNGDSEGNHKGWIISVIQNTVGNYKGRKVSVLASPNYVRSEAQSTVDMDTPDAIERELKRVINNDKVASLIKGIFKEDGTLNADYIRQLASRIKGNRNIDDRDRKSAQFNILIELAEQLDDEKLRHYINSIKADMAADIEFFKDGIYEQHLSELSNKISLSLSKMPSVNKKTTEIGRILNNISERYAQIKMIEDAQRKNPELSHIFKAMAQKIKSDFHDIKFDGTHHDNRNILLLSQFEVASVEQKIRNYYQTNPLVKQYFVDKDKANHHLQVELSRLSPPKNEGFFSRNKDSFGFSIFMGLIVGVSAALFLTGVLAPIGVALIAVGAALITTGLVGSIDIYVNEKEYANETSHYSHEVKCLRSAHREHLVRLEKNLHEQINLSDFLTPDKPEFLSGIKVNKKKPLTPERVAHALWLQDKSARDTSVAKNRFSIWAAKQENLDFGIEEVESVIKQRYVMKS; this is encoded by the coding sequence ATGTGCATTGAGAAAATATTGGAGCCAGTCATTATGTCCGGTATTAAAAAATTCAATTTAACTTATCAGCAAGTACCTAAAATATTTTCATTGCCTGAAAGTGTATTTTTATCCAAAGATGTTGAGTTAATTCCTGAAGAAGTATTGAAACAAACCAAAACACAAAAAAATATTGTTGCTAAAACTATTGAGCAAATCGATAAAGATCTTGAAAGAACCTGTTACGTGGATTTTGATGGACTTACTGTTGCGCAATTAAAATCTGATTGGTTAACTGTCAATCCACAAGGTGATTTGGCGCTATCAGAAGGTGTTTATCCATCCTTTTCTCAGGGAGACAATACCGGTGCGGTAATAGGAGAAATTCTTCAAACCAAACATTTTTCGTTACCTTTGTCAGAAGAAGACCCTAAAGCATTCATGGAAGTAACAAGAAATACAACGAGAATTTGTTTTTCTTATAAAAATTCTGCTGGACAACCCTCAGGATTTTCCCTGGTTGCCGCTCCAAATGGTGATAGTGAAGGAAATCATAAAGGCTGGATTATTTCAGTTATCCAAAATACCGTTGGGAATTACAAGGGCAGGAAAGTATCAGTTCTTGCTTCTCCAAATTATGTAAGGTCTGAAGCTCAATCAACAGTCGATATGGACACTCCTGATGCTATTGAAAGAGAATTAAAGAGAGTCATTAATAATGATAAAGTCGCCAGTTTAATAAAAGGCATTTTTAAGGAAGATGGAACACTCAATGCGGATTATATTCGACAATTGGCTTCACGGATCAAAGGGAATCGAAATATAGACGATCGTGACCGAAAATCTGCACAATTCAATATTCTCATCGAATTGGCAGAACAATTGGATGATGAAAAATTAAGACACTATATCAATTCAATAAAAGCTGATATGGCTGCAGATATTGAGTTTTTCAAAGATGGAATTTATGAGCAGCATCTAAGTGAGTTATCCAACAAGATTTCCTTATCGTTAAGTAAGATGCCTTCTGTAAATAAAAAAACTACTGAAATAGGCAGAATATTAAATAATATTTCTGAGCGTTATGCACAGATTAAAATGATTGAGGATGCACAGAGAAAGAACCCGGAGTTATCCCATATTTTTAAGGCAATGGCTCAAAAAATAAAATCCGATTTCCATGATATAAAATTTGATGGAACACATCATGATAATCGAAATATTTTGCTCTTAAGTCAATTTGAAGTCGCAAGTGTTGAACAGAAGATTAGAAACTATTATCAAACCAATCCTCTGGTAAAACAATATTTTGTAGATAAAGATAAAGCAAATCATCATTTACAAGTTGAGCTAAGCCGGTTATCTCCTCCCAAAAATGAGGGTTTTTTCAGTAGAAATAAAGATTCATTTGGATTTAGTATTTTTATGGGTCTAATCGTAGGAGTCAGTGCGGCATTATTTTTGACTGGCGTTCTTGCCCCCATCGGAGTAGCTCTCATTGCTGTTGGAGCAGCCTTGATTACAACAGGACTGGTAGGGTCAATCGATATTTATGTCAATGAGAAAGAGTACGCTAACGAAACATCGCATTATTCTCATGAGGTAAAATGCTTAAGGAGTGCTCATAGGGAGCATTTGGTTCGTTTAGAAAAAAATTTACATGAGCAAATCAACCTTTCTGATTTTCTAACTCCTGATAAGCCGGAGTTTTTATCAGGCATCAAAGTCAATAAGAAAAAACCGCTGACTCCGGAGAGAGTGGCCCATGCTTTATGGCTACAGGATAAAAGTGCTCGAGATACTTCAGTAGCAAAAAATAGATTTTCGATATGGGCTGCCAAGCAGGAAAACCTGGATTTTGGTATAGAGGAAGTGGAAAGCGTAATCAAACAAAGATATGTCATGAAATCATAA
- the ribH gene encoding 6,7-dimethyl-8-ribityllumazine synthase, producing MREIKTIVSDGVTFPIALVVSTFNELITSALKKGALDRLTELGFKSEDITLVEVPGAVEIPFVAQLLAKKQKVEVIVALGAVIRGETSHYDYVCDQVSQGCQRVMLDYNIPVIFGVLTTENDEQALARVGGTHGHKGRDAIDCAVSMRSIKQQLQ from the coding sequence ATGAGAGAGATAAAAACAATTGTTAGTGATGGTGTCACGTTTCCAATAGCGCTAGTTGTAAGTACTTTTAATGAACTGATAACCTCTGCATTAAAAAAAGGGGCGTTAGATAGATTGACTGAACTGGGTTTTAAATCGGAGGACATTACCTTAGTTGAGGTTCCTGGCGCAGTAGAGATTCCGTTTGTTGCACAGTTGCTAGCGAAAAAACAAAAAGTAGAAGTCATAGTGGCACTTGGAGCAGTTATCCGTGGTGAAACCTCTCATTATGATTACGTTTGTGATCAGGTCAGCCAGGGATGCCAAAGGGTTATGTTAGATTATAATATTCCGGTTATCTTTGGTGTATTAACTACTGAAAATGATGAGCAGGCTTTGGCAAGAGTGGGAGGAACTCACGGCCATAAAGGGAGAGATGCGATAGATTGTGCGGTTTCCATGCGTTCTATTAAACAACAATTGCAATAG
- a CDS encoding riboflavin synthase yields MFTGLIENTGKVLMNRQGENSSRLVVSSSYQDLKPGESIAVNGVCLTLLPADFPELCFDISPETLHVTTLSKLSSGDMVNLERAMLASTRFGGHYVSGHVDTRAKVKSIRAVNEFIAMDLDGFIPEHNHYLIPKGSITVDGVSLTINTVSEQTVGLMLVPHTLSMTNLGSLRVGQQVNIEFDYLTRIVAHQLQIIGKLNLEEVS; encoded by the coding sequence GTGTTTACCGGATTGATAGAAAATACAGGCAAAGTATTAATGAATAGGCAAGGAGAAAATTCTAGTCGTTTAGTCGTATCTTCAAGCTATCAGGATTTGAAACCTGGTGAGAGTATCGCTGTAAATGGGGTTTGTTTAACCCTTTTGCCAGCAGATTTTCCTGAACTGTGTTTTGATATTTCACCTGAAACTCTGCATGTTACCACATTGTCAAAATTATCATCTGGCGACATGGTTAATCTTGAAAGAGCTATGCTGGCATCAACCCGCTTTGGTGGTCATTATGTATCGGGTCATGTAGACACCAGGGCCAAAGTGAAATCCATTCGTGCTGTTAATGAATTTATCGCGATGGATTTGGATGGTTTTATCCCAGAACATAATCATTATTTAATACCCAAAGGTAGCATTACAGTAGATGGAGTTAGCTTGACTATTAATACTGTATCAGAACAAACCGTCGGACTCATGCTGGTGCCACATACATTATCAATGACCAATCTCGGTTCATTGAGAGTGGGCCAGCAAGTCAATATTGAATTTGATTATCTTACCCGTATTGTGGCTCATCAGCTTCAAATTATCGGGAAATTGAACCTAGAGGAAGTGTCATGA
- the ribD gene encoding bifunctional diaminohydroxyphosphoribosylaminopyrimidine deaminase/5-amino-6-(5-phosphoribosylamino)uracil reductase RibD, producing MHEQFLLAALEQAKLGRGFCAPNPSVGAVAVQNGNIIAQAWHRGAGTPHAEQLLLSQIPPQTPGVTLYVTLEPCNHWGKTPPCVDAIINHGIEEVVFSYFDPNPIVAKSNSSEKLREHGIQVRHIPVKAIDVFYKSYAYWTMTHKPRVTVKIAQTFDGKIGKSEGARVVLSNALCEQFTHQMRAASDVILTSAKTVQMDNPRMNARLDSGLVAKPVAIVDRNLSLSDDTIIFSTAKHCHIYHQPQANQAKTYPNSTHYAMPLQNGLMDLEAIITHLGQLGYHDVWVEAGGAIFSALHSKGLVHRTYLYLVPGSLGHQAISAYQQQGIFEKAHTVSWQAMGDNMIACLDWQEDECLPD from the coding sequence ATGCACGAACAGTTTCTGCTTGCAGCACTTGAACAAGCCAAACTGGGGAGAGGCTTTTGTGCCCCCAATCCCAGCGTTGGGGCGGTTGCTGTGCAAAATGGTAATATTATAGCACAGGCATGGCATAGAGGTGCAGGTACACCGCATGCAGAACAATTATTGTTATCACAAATTCCACCCCAAACGCCAGGGGTTACGCTTTATGTCACGCTGGAGCCTTGTAATCATTGGGGCAAAACTCCCCCTTGTGTTGATGCTATTATCAATCATGGTATAGAGGAGGTTGTTTTTTCCTATTTTGATCCAAACCCCATTGTTGCCAAAAGTAACTCCTCAGAAAAATTACGTGAACATGGAATACAAGTCAGGCATATTCCTGTAAAGGCAATTGATGTGTTCTATAAAAGCTATGCTTATTGGACTATGACCCATAAACCAAGAGTCACTGTTAAAATAGCACAAACTTTTGATGGTAAAATTGGAAAGTCTGAGGGAGCTCGAGTGGTTTTGTCCAATGCTTTATGCGAACAGTTCACTCATCAAATGCGTGCTGCCAGTGATGTCATATTAACCAGTGCCAAGACAGTTCAAATGGATAATCCAAGAATGAACGCCAGATTAGATAGTGGATTGGTAGCAAAGCCAGTTGCCATTGTTGACCGCAATTTAAGTTTGTCTGATGACACAATCATTTTTTCGACAGCAAAACATTGCCACATTTATCATCAACCACAAGCAAATCAGGCAAAGACTTATCCTAATAGCACTCATTATGCGATGCCTTTGCAAAATGGGTTGATGGACCTGGAGGCAATAATAACTCATCTTGGTCAACTGGGATATCATGACGTATGGGTTGAGGCGGGCGGAGCTATTTTTTCTGCGTTACATAGTAAGGGATTGGTGCATAGAACCTATTTGTATTTAGTTCCCGGCAGTTTAGGGCATCAAGCGATTTCAGCTTATCAACAACAGGGGATTTTTGAAAAAGCTCATACGGTGAGTTGGCAAGCTATGGGTGACAATATGATAGCATGTTTGGATTGGCAGGAGGATGAGTGTTTACCGGATTGA